The genomic window TATGAGCCCAGCATTCATCCTGAAAGGGCTTTGTTGTTGTTCGATTAGATAATGTGCGCCAGGTCAATACTTTGTACTTTCTGCTCCTGTAACTTCCTCCTAAACACTAATAGGAGCAGAAGAAACCTTTGCATGTGTCTGTTAAACATGGCAGCACACAAGTCTGTCTGGATCAGCCATAACAGGTTTCAtcagataaagaaagaaagaggcgTGAAAAGCAATTAGAAACACTATCTGCTCTAGGATGACTtgataatttttctttttaatacacAAACCAGTTCATTgtcccttttgtctttttgacgATAAACAGCTTGCATCATTGCAAGAGGCGCCGTGAGATTTTTGTGCCAGGATATCTTGCAATATCAAAGTGTCCGGAGATTTCTCATCTCGTGAAGCGCTGTCAAGCGTTGCATGTCGCCGTCAACGTGACGGGACTTGATGAAATTAGCACTGAAGGTGTCCTCGGCTGTATAAATTGTTTTCGAGGCAGCAGTTCGGACAGAAATGACTTGTTTGTGTTGATGGAAAAAGAGTCACTCGAACTTTGCGGCGAGGTGGATGTGGTGACACGAAATCTGACCGTGTGCAGAGTCCACACGTTACATTCGGGGGGAAATTTGACGCAATTTTAACAAGTATAGAACACGTAAAATTCACCTGAAAAGTCACGTGTTTTCGTCCCTCCCGCCGTCCACGCAAGCCGTCTAAATATCTGTTTCACAGCAGTGTGAGCAACTTTTTTCcctgattttatttatgattttaaaaaactctCAAAGAAGTTTCACTCTTTGGTCAGAGAGTTTCCACGACTCAGACCGTTGGAGCACATTGCAGCTACAGTCTGCCTGAATTTACTTGCTCCATAcaatcttttttgtgttttcttttgttttttttatgatgacaTGTTTGAAACTAttggatcatgaccgaaagaacgagatcctggatacaagcggctgaaatgagcttccttctcagggcggccgggctcagccttagagatgaggtgaggagctccgtcatccagggggagctcagagtagagctgctgctccttcacatcgaaaggagtcagttgaggtggttcatctgattaggacgcctcctggaagcctccctttggaggtttttcaggcatgtcccactgggaagagacctcggggcagacccagaactcgctggagggattatgtatcctctctggtctgggaacgtcttgagatcccccaggaggagctggagagcatCGCAGAGTTAAGGGATGTCTGgatttctctcctggacctgttgcctccacgacCTGACTAcagataagcagtagaagatggatggatggatgatgaaaCTGTATGTCCGGATTTTCAGGATTTTAAGCTGTTTTGATGAGGCCATGGTGAAAGCTTTTCATTAGAAATCAGTAGACGTCTAACTTCTCCGGAGCTAACACGGTTCCAGTCCAAAGCCCCGTGGTTGTTACTGACTGACGCGGCTTctcctcctgttttctgtcagagatgGAATCCGGTCGGCGGTTTCTCCGATCGTTTGCTGCCAAGCGACCGCTGGCAGTGGAGCGACGTCACGGGCCTGCAGCACCAACTTCTGGACGGCGTCCAGCTCCCCTCCAGCAGCTGGGAGTGGGAGGGCGACTGGTATGTGGATGAAAACTTTGAGGGAGACCCCACAGAGAAAGGAGTGagtgtctgttttgttgttttccttgcACCGCCCTACTTTGGCAGGactttttgttcttctctttCTGCCTTGTATGAGTGATTCAAGCCTTTGTCTCGGCAGGGGTGGACCTACGCCATGGACTTCCCCGCCACCTACACCAAAGACAAGAAGTGGAACTCGTGTGTCCGTCGCAGGCGGTGGCTCCGCTACAGGAGGTACAAAGCCATGGATACCTGGGCGAAGGTGTGCTCTCACTCTAAATATAGATTTGATggtgaagccttttttttttttctttttttaacccgTCAGTTTGTGTTAACCTTCTGTGTGTTTTCGACAGATCCCCTCACAACAGACTACTCTCCCAGATCCTTTCAGCGACATCAGCTGTGGAGGTTGGGAGATCAATGAGGAGCCCAGGGGTCGCCTGTCCTTATGGGCCGTGTCCCTGCAGGGAAAGGTACAGCTCACATGTGCAAGGACACACTCTTATTCAGCTCCGGGTCAGGACATATCTCACACGGATTGTACCGTTGGAAGTTTGGTTACCACTTCCCCTCACTTTTTGTGGATGAAATGAAGCCATCTGCCACGGGTCTGCTCACATTGTACCTGCCTCGGTCCGCTTCGTGCCCAATTTGTCCACTTTGTCCTCGCAGGATAGGTTGTGTTTTCGCTGTATTTCAcacaagcagcatctgcttcgATACATCTAGACTGTTGAGACTGTCTGTTTTACACAGAGTGTAATTGAAGCAGGAGTTGGACAAATTTCTCCTTTTGCCGCCGGAGGAGATGTGATCTTTATTCAGCCGTTAACAAATAGAAGCAGAATGTATGAAAGTGAATTAATGCACATCATAACAGCTACAGTGTATCCATCCATCACTGGATGGTGTAATTTACACACAGCGACCGAGCCTTTACGTGCACACACAACGCACGTAATTGTTGTCACAGCCTGTATGCACACAcgattttataataaatatatgcTAAAGAGATAGGCACTTTACGGTAACGGTGTATAATAATTGTGACTGTGAAACAGAGCATGTCTGGATCCTGTCCCTATAATGACATGTGCACAAATCCCCTGCAGGAACGCAGGGGAATGTGCAAATGGTAAGTCAAttggagcaaaaaaataatgcacAGATTGGTACAAAATGACAACCTCTGGGTACTGAGTGGGGGAATGATTAGGTGGAGGTGCAAACTGACCAGCACCACACATTTTCTCATCCAGCAccacattttaggttttaacagTAATATACTCCACGCCTGCGCACAaatcaaaaggaaacaaatgtgttttcctATTCTTTTGTTGCACGTTGTGGTTTCTTTGAATAATTTTGAAAGTGAAATGTGTCTTCAGGACCAGTgacattcaataaaaataacataagcACTCAAAATGACACCGTATTAggaataataaacagaaataagaaatCATGTAACTAATATGTTTATGCATCAGTATTTGAAGATCAGTGAGAGAAAATATCTGTGCGGCTCACAAAACCTGTCCtcattagtaaaataaaacctttatgaAATGCTTCAAGCATAttgttgtaatatttatttttatttccttaaagcAAGAgctctttctctcacacacaaacaatttcaTCCCATCAGGCAATCTGATCTATTTTCTGTTCTTGAggcaaattgtttttttgttcttttttccccattcGTGTCGCTGTCACCCCGTATTATCTAACACCTGTTTTTGTCTCCACTTAGGTGTGGTTTAGAGAAGGAATCTGTCACCACAATCCTGAGGGCTCATCGTGGGAGGAGGTAGACGTCCCCGGAGAGGTGGTCCAGATCAGCTGCGGCCCGGGGGACCTGGTCTGGGCCGTGCTGTGGGAGGGGCAGCTCATTGTGAGGGAGGGCGTCAGCCGCGACTGCCCCAAAGGTACACGCCGGCACGTCAGTgggtgaagtgtgtgtgtgtgtgtgggattaGGTTTATTTTCTAACAAAGGTATTTGCTGTGATACAGGCACCTCCTGGGCGGTGGTAGAGTCTCCCAACCCTGAGGTGGGGGCGACGCACATAGCGGTGGGCGTCAACGTTGCCTGGGCTGTGACCAAGGAcaataaagtaagaaaatgaGAAGTGTTTGGAATCAGTCAACACGGGTGGAACAGCggcgcagtggttagagctgtcgtcTCCCAAGAAGGAGGTTGCAGGCTTCCCGACCTGTTTGCGTactgctcacgtgggtttactccgggtactccagtttcctcccactaACTCTAAAAATGTCCCTAGTTGTGagtgtttgtctcatttgtctccacctgtccctgtgatggactggagacctgtccagggtgtccccccccTCTCGCTCAacgactgctggagatgggcaccagctgcCCGCAACCGAGAAAAgagaagcaaataaaagaaaatggatggatgcttTCGACACCTGTCAGTTCGCTAAACATGAGAACTGGAAAACTTCTTCAAATGTATTTCAAGCtgatttttttggtaaaatgaTGTGAAACTACAATTATAACAGCACACAAGAGGcaactgagaaaagaaaattcagattattcatttattcctattgaaagtgattttttgctgtatttatcACTCTTATTTTAGCATAACTGGACAAAAATCCACATTAACTGGGcaggctgtttttctgttttgcaccttcttttagcacttttttttcagGCTGGAGAAAATGTAATACAATTTACTAGAAGGACTACTGTGTATGAGCTGTTTTGGATGATACTGggaagtctttttattttctgtgatttcGATTAATTGCAGTTTCACGGCTATAAGGGGTCAAGGttaacaaaaatgtgaaaagtttaGTACTTCCACAGTGAAGGGGGGAAAAGAAAGTTGtagaatttttatgttttaacaaaTCATATGCTAATCATCTGCTATTCCTTCATTTCACCAAGTCAGAGTAGGTCTTTGAGCCTGAGAGAGACAGTGTGTCTTTctctcagatttattttaaactaacaagTTTTGCTGACACTTTCTTAGTAAAGAGGAAGTGACCCTTCCTCTTTACTAAGGAGTCTGAGCAGGTGTCTGAGCAGGTGGCTGTCATGCTGGGGTTTATTGTGTGGCGTTTTCAGTCGCCGGATAACCTGTGTCCTCTCTCCTGCTGTATTAGGTGTGGTTCAGGCGCGGCGTGAACTCCCACAACCCCCGGGGTTCTGGTTGGATCAGCATGGTTGGGGAAATGATCATGATCAACATTGGACTAAATGACCAGGTATTTATCTGGAAGAACTGGAAGAGAAATGTGAAAATCCTTCGAGATTTTCAGTTTCTGGTGCTTTAATCGGATGTTATCAGGCCACGTTATGCCCTTTCTGTTGTGTTTAGGTGTGGGCTATTGGTTGTGAGGATCGGGCGGTGTACTTTCGACAGGGTGTGACCTCCAGTGAGCTGAGCGGTAAAACCTGGAAAGCTATCAGTGTTCCTCGAGATGGAGAGCGGTCCCACTCCAGCGCCAGTGCAAACAGCATTCAGAGGTGAATCAACACAAGCACACGGTTATCTTTGAGCGTGAAGATGCAGTATTCGCTCATCAGCTTCActgcaaaaaaagtaaagttctctctcttttcttggTGTCTTTCGTCGACAGcgctggttgtttttttttcggcGAGGTGCGGGACCAGTCAGGAGGGAGCGATGTGGAGTCAGACGTGGAGAAAGGATCGGCCGATGGAGCCTTTGGCCTCATGGCCGCTCCAGAATCCTCCGCAGACGCCGCCACCAATCCCTCATCCGACCCACCTGTCGAGGCTCCCAAACCTCGCATCCCCAAGGTCACGAGCGACAGCTTCATCTCCGAACTCGTCTCCGATCAGGAGCCAGGAAAGACCTCGAGGGACGTCGGGTCAGCCGGTCCCGCTGtcttggaggaggaggaagccgTCTCCGGTGAGGGAGACGTCAAAATCCCGTCTGCCGGTGCAGGTCGTTCCCCGAGCCAGAGGGCCGGCGCCCCCGATCTCCAGTGGAGCAACGTAGATCTGGAGGAGATGCAGGCTCGGCATGTTCAGCCTGCAGCTGGGCAGGATGCGAGTGACTCCTGCAGCCTGTCGTCTGTAGCCACCTACACCCTCGCCATGGAAGACCCGTATGGGGCGGATGAGCATCCTCTGTGGGCGTGGGTCAGCGGTGGCGGTTGTTCTGTGGATAGTCACACTCAACTCAACTGGTTCATCTGCCCTTTAAACACTTCATGTAAGTTCAGTGAGGTGCAGAGGGCTGCAGAAGTACTCATCCCATATGACGATCTTtcttctttgttgctttttaccctggaatttaaatttaatctcagtttgATTATGCAATTTGTCGCTTGTGTCCAGCAATCCTTCATTGGATTGAGTTCCGGGGTTTGACTtgaccattccaggacctttttttaattgtttctccttaaaccagCGATGTGTTGCTTCAGCTGAGTGTTTAGGGTCTTTGTCCTGCTAAAAAGTAGACCTCTGTCCCGGTCTCAGATCTCTAGAAGACTGAAACAAGTTTTCCTCAAGAATATCTCCATATTTTTGCACCATCCATCATTCCTTCAATTCTGGCATAGTTTCCAAGTCTCTCAGGATGAAAAACATCCCAtgacatgatgctgccactgccatgcttcactgtggggatggtgctCCTGGCATGTTAAGAAAATACATATGCATGAGccatttttcagatttgtttaacATCTTTAATCTGCAGTGTTCTGTATAGATCCATTGCTTATAATCACATTGAAAATACTTTTGCAGCCCCCTATAGCACACTAGATactgacacacaaacagtaCAACTTTATCGTTAAATGATATAACACAGTATTTTCTCACCCCGTCTTCCTGCAGCTTTGCACCAGTCAGTCCAGTCCTTGAGCCTCTCGATGACGCCAACCCAGACGGCAGCCTGGAGGAAACAAATCTTTGAGCAGCTCAGCGAAAGGTCCAAGAGAGAGTTGGACAATTTCAAGCATTATGAGCAAGCCGTCGAACAGGTACATGCAATAGGAGAGAGCAATTTTGAGCTTTCAAGCCACAGAGGGCGTTCATCTTAAATCCCCCCCCCTCCAATCTGCTTGTCAGTCTGTGTGGGTGAAGAAGGGAGCCATGCAGTGGTGGAGAGACTGGAAGCCGCACAAGTGGGCTGACGTTCATTTTGCCCTGGAGCAGTTTTCAGGACCTGAGGGCTACAAAGACGGCATCTTATTCATCTATTACAGTCACCACGAGGAGAAGaaggtgaggaaaaaaagtgcactgaaaatgaaaaaatgtttactttcagCACTAACTTTTGGTCTTGCTTTTCCAGCACGTTTCAGATCTACTCACAATTTCTCACATATGTTCTTCAGTCTACGTTTAACTCGTTCTTCCTATTGGTCTGCACCTTTTCTCCGTGCCGTCTTTGCACCAGTATCTACATGCCTTCATCAATGAAGTGACCATCTTGGTCCCGGTGTTGAATGACTCCAAACACACGTTTGCCATCTACACTCCCGAGCGCACCAAACAGAGGTGGCCGTTTCGACTGGCAGCTGCCACCGAGCTGGAGATGCACGACTGGGTGGGTATGAGGAAAAGATACATTAATGTTACTGACTGTACAGAAAAACAGATATTATTTACTCTATTTTCACCATGTTGTAATGAGGCGTACAGCAATTTTGCAAAAAAGAACATTCATTTTAGATGGCGTATTCTGATTGTGCGTTTGTTCGTCACCTGCCTGCTGTCCAGCTGGCTTTGCTGAGTGCGTCGTGCTGCGACGCCAGGGGAATCCACGGCCCTCCGACCAAACAGGCCATCTGGTCCATCACCTGCAAAGGGGACATCTTTGTCAGCGAGCCCGCTCCAGCCCTGGAAGCCGCTCCTTACCCCACGCCCTGCGATCAGATGTAAGAACGAGCGGGCATGTCGCGGAGAGTGCAGACACTTGTGCGTTTTCCCCCACCGTCTTTTATCGTTTGTCCGCGCAGGTTCTGGCGACAGGTCGGAGGACACCTGCGGTTGGTGGAGTGCAACAGCCTCGGGATTGCGTGGGGCATTGGCTACGACCACACGGCCTGGCTTTACACCGGAGGTTACGGAGGAGGCTTTTTCCAGGGACTCAGCAGCAGCACGGATAATATTTACACACAGACTGATGTCAAGAGTGTTTACATCTATGAGAACCAGAGGTGGAACCCTGTTACCGGCTACACCAGCAGGTACTGGACTCACTGTTCGTCTTTTAGCACTCTAGTTTGTTcgctctgattgttttagagctaGTTGGACCCTCTGCGGTCTGTGCTGTCTCAGTCGGAGAACAACAATCTGAGCAGTGTTACGTCACATTATATTCACCAAATTAAACTCAGTGTTGACATTCTGTGCACAGTTGACAGCTGTTTACTGTAACTTGTGACCCACTTTGTTTCAGGGGCCTCCCAACAGATCGCTTCATGTGGAGCGATGCCTCTGGGTTGCATGAGCGCACAAAAACGAGCGCAAAACCTCCGTCTACTCAGTGGACGTGGGTAAGCAGAGCTACACACCCACACCCTCTGTAGTGATctgaaaccaacttcagctttcaTGCACTAACAACCACCCTTCTATTCGGATGTTTCCAGGTGTCCGACTGGGCCGTGGACTACAGCGTCTCCGGGGGGGCCGACAAAGAAGGCTGGCAGTACGCTGCTGATTTTCCAGCGTAGGTTTTACTTGTCGTTCCTCGGAAACCTCGAACCGCGCTCACAGTTCCAGCCTTCGTTTATTTGTTTGATCCTGTTGTTCGTTCTTTGTCTTCCTTCACGCAGGTCGTATCACAGCTATAAAACCATGAAGGACTTTGTGCGGCGCCGGCGATGGGCCAGGTACTGTCTGACTGTGTTCCTGTTAAATCAGCCTTTCTGACAAATCAAGGAGGTTATCTTTTCAGTAGcgtctgttttgtttcagacacGTCAAACAagtggtgctgatccagattatgatccaaatcacactattttttttaatcaaagtttcGCGTTCTCGAAGTGCTTCTAGTCAGTAAATAATATCTGttaatagttttttgttgtttttgctgcttagGAAGTGTAAATTAACCACAACAGGACCTTGGCAAGAAATTCCACCCATCCCGCTGAGCGACGTGACGATCCTGCCGTGTCCCTCTAACAGCAGTGTGGACACGGTTCCTGTTTGGGCGATCAGCAGCAAAGGAGACGTCCTCTGCCGACTGGGAGTCACCACACTGACGCCGGCTGTGAGTCATTCATAACATGCAAGCTGACACCCCAGAAACTGGTTTAACGCCGTTTGAGGAGCCAGCCATTAACGTTTCAGTGTAATTTTCCTGATtatataacaataataatctaTAATGAATGGAAAAATGACtcatcgttttgttttgttttgtttattttacaaaagttgCTCTCAGCTAAGTCACAGCAAACTGCAGAAGCTAAAACACAACCGAGCAGATCTGGAAACATATTGacactttattttgtaaaaatcaaGACCTTTTTACATGTTGGAAAATTATTGTTTGGggaattttttaaattctttaatgCGACTAAAACCCCAAGATTCTGTAAAGGAACGCATATCAGCCGATATGCTGCTGCCattcatgacaaagttttacaCCAAGATCGTCCTATGCTGAcagacttgtagccattttggtcaaaccttaaagatGACTTAATCTCGCTCATTATTGCAGTGATccgttagcgctcagagtaagtgttgtgagagactctcagctgctactaaATTGGATTTGAGCTCAAAATCtctcaaactgactgagttatagctctGTTTATGTTGGTGAAGGTTGAAtaactgtggaggccatcttaaatcggggTGGCTTCAATAGATAATGAGCTGTAGTTGtgcttttaatgtttgcttcttgacagtttcagtaaaatccatccagtggttcatgagatatgttgctaacagactaacTGGGATTGACTCCGACAATTAatggcaaacttttaaacaaagatctcatgcacAGAGTTGTGCTCATACTATGTGTTGGGTATGACTATCAGTTACTGCCACGCTAAATTTTAGCCCAGTATTCATAAAATTGGCCcagttatagtaatttttgtgtttgctaatgttgatcagctgtggcggtcatcttgaattgggttgactccaaatgttaatcagttgaagatgcacatccagtgattactttttgtcagTGTCATTagaatctgttcagtgattcatgagatattttgctaacagacaaacaagcacaaagaTACAAACTTTATTCGATTTTCTCGCTGGATGAATGAAGAGGCTGCTCCGTAAGAGGAACGTGGCAGCAGAGATGCAGATTGGTTATTTATACAAACTTTGCGTTCTGCTGTTAGAACTTCATCGCGTCTTAGAGGAGACGGATGTAATTTTGTCCCGTTTGTCTCTCAGGGATCCTCGTGGCTCCACGTGGGAACAGACCAGCCTTTCAAGTCCATCTCCATCGGCGCCGCGGGCCAGGTTTGGGCCGTCGCCAGAGACGGCTCTGCCTTCTACAGGGGATCGGTCTCTGCACAGAACCCCGCAGGTCAGCAGGGGGAGCTGTCCGAAAGACGCAGACAACACTCGGCTCCGTTATCTTTTCATTAAATATGtcaaaagttaatttttataGAGCAGATTCACAGATACAGAACACCAGCTGCTAAAACTGGACTTGATCTGTGGCTCCCTCTGCAGGAGACTGCTGGTACCACATCCCCTCTCCTgccaaacagaagctgaagcagGTGTGTGTCGGCCGGACGTCCATTTACTCTGTAGACGAAAACGGTAAAGCCACGGCGGTTCTGTTAGCTTTGTTTCACATCCATCCCTGGTGTGAGAATGTCTCTGACCGGGATGTTTCTCGAACAGGGAACCTGTGGTACCGACAGGGTGTGGCCCCCAGCTACCCTCAGGGCTCTTCTTGGGAACACATCTCTAACAATGTGCGCAAAGTCTCTGTGGGGCCCCTGGATCAGGTAGGAAGGAGCACATTCACACAGCTTTTTGTGGCACATTCTGGTCAATTTGGTGCaaagtatatatttattttacatgaaattGCCAACTTAGGAGtttgtggtcttttttttttaaatatagaaacTATTTCTAACTTTAACAGTGTTATTACTTGCCACTTTCTGCTCCTGAACGGTTTCTTGTACGCTGCTTTGTGTGTGATTTGCAGGTGTGGATTATAGCAGACAAGGTTCAGGGCAGTCACAGTCTGAGCTGTGGGACGGTGTGCCACCGACTCGGCGTCCACCCCTTTGAGCCCAAGGGACAGTCGTGGGACTACGGCATCGGGGTAAAGCTCGGCTGTGCGACTCTGCCGTGAGGTCTCCCTGCCACGGCTGATCAACCTGagctttctgtctttttactatttattgtcTCATTTCCTCCGCCGAGGAGGTTATGCTTTCGGTAGCGTCTGTCTATCAAAGGTgaaaggtcacagatcagtccgtgttctaactctgcagctggataacAGGAAAGTTACCTCCACAGTTGGACAGCtctaggtcaagggtgatcaccattgattttgaggtcgtggggtcaaaggtcaacatctcAGTTGACCCAGTGCTCTaactgcagcagtgtaatgtaggaatgtcaaactgcacagctggacacctaatgggtcaaggatgatgtctgttgatttcaaggtttatggggtcaaaggtcaaagccacaagtaacccctttgttaaaaccttgtctctgttcctacatgtgacccctttgttaccGCCAACAAGGAAGTTCTGTTCTCAATTGTGTACgttggtttttttgtctgtcagttagcaaagatcaggtaaaaactaaagagcagatttggaggaaatgttgggattgtcccaaaaaaacaacagattaaacTTTGATGCTGATCCAGATTGCACTATTTTTAATCTCACTGTGGCCTTGGAGGATgtttgagctctctgagtgcttctagttttaattGTGCGTTTGGAAATTAGAAACCTTGGCCCTAAACTTTACATCTTAACTTAACTTAACGTTATGTAAAGTTTACATCTAAACTTTACATAACGTCTCACTTAACATGTTGGCTTTATGTCGGTTCACAAGAGAAAATGAGACGGCGCCATTTTGAATCTTTGTGTTGCCTTATCTGGTCTTGTGTTACCTTTAAAAGGACTTTAAAGCCAGGTGGTAAAATAAGTGTATTCTCAAACACTCTGAAGGTCGATTAATGTCTTCTTCGTCTCACTGTCtcacctcttcttcttttagggTGGGTGGGAGCACATCACGGTGAGAGGAAACTCCATGGAGCCGCCCCGCGTCTTTCTCCCCTAACGGTCAGGAGCTCCTCGGCTGACAGCGCCGTGCACGCTGCCGAACACAACTTTGGGACTATTGGACAATCTCCTGTGGTTTAAACTGTGAGGGTTTCATCTAAACGTACATTACAGGGTAGTCTCTTTGCTGAActctgtacttttattttatttacagaggtagttttctttttttcttttttttagtgcagGTTAAGATGGAGTCGTGTTTATAAgagattttatttatacttGAAATGTGTTTACTAAAACTACAGCtgtgaacaaactgaactacCAGCTTCAGAGCTGGGATTagacccccccaaaaaaaagaagaaaaccctGTTTCATGTAAAGTAACGCAGCAAACTTTTAAGCTAGCTCAGCCAGAAAAGCTCGTTTTCAGAGGCTGCTCTGGGCACACAAACCGCAGCTTGCAGCACAGTGACATGGACGCCGGTGGGTTTTTGAGGAAAAGCTGCGGCGCTTTTCTGGTAAACGGCTCGCCGTTCAAACAAAATACAACCAGTCTGCGGCGACATACTTGTGTGCTTCTGTCAATAAAATCAGCTAATTCAGGTCtagctgttaaataaaaaaaaacaacagcttttatTTCGTTAAAACAAACTGGACGTGATCCACGTCCAGTTTTCAGCGTTGTAAATAAGGGAAAACTTGTAAAATGATTGTGGTTGAAATGTGTGAACGAAACCTTCCTCTTTCTCAGGAGGGTTTGAACTTGCATGCTGTCTACTTCCTTTGGCCAGACGGTGGTACGATGACtgagcagttaaaaaaaaaaaaaaaaaaaactagttttttataaatatgtgaGCTATAAATCTATTTAGGTGCTGCTGTGGACGCTGCAACTATAAAGTGTTGAAGCGGAGAAGCTTTCCTTTCGGTTACTGATGATTAGCTCAGATAGGAGAGTTTATTTGCGCCTCTATATTAGATCACCGTCGCCCTCTGCTGAAGCGTTTCTAAATGTTCGACGTGCACAGATCCGTGGGTGTCGCCTGTGGAAAAAACCGCAGCGGTTTTAGCGTCTTAATCTGTTTGTGCACGGTCAAAaataacaac from Kryptolebias marmoratus isolate JLee-2015 linkage group LG17, ASM164957v2, whole genome shotgun sequence includes these protein-coding regions:
- the tecpr1a gene encoding tectonin beta-propeller repeat-containing protein 1, with protein sequence MPVSLLWAVDVFGRVYSLSTAGQLWEQCRDAQMEFKRVTAAQQCCWGIACDNSIYLNVHASDLPVRHQEDAYENQRWNPVGGFSDRLLPSDRWQWSDVTGLQHQLLDGVQLPSSSWEWEGDWYVDENFEGDPTEKGGWTYAMDFPATYTKDKKWNSCVRRRRWLRYRRYKAMDTWAKIPSQQTTLPDPFSDISCGGWEINEEPRGRLSLWAVSLQGKVWFREGICHHNPEGSSWEEVDVPGEVVQISCGPGDLVWAVLWEGQLIVREGVSRDCPKGTSWAVVESPNPEVGATHIAVGVNVAWAVTKDNKVWFRRGVNSHNPRGSGWISMVGEMIMINIGLNDQVWAIGCEDRAVYFRQGVTSSELSGKTWKAISVPRDGERSHSSASANSIQSAGCFFFGEVRDQSGGSDVESDVEKGSADGAFGLMAAPESSADAATNPSSDPPVEAPKPRIPKVTSDSFISELVSDQEPGKTSRDVGSAGPAVLEEEEAVSGEGDVKIPSAGAGRSPSQRAGAPDLQWSNVDLEEMQARHVQPAAGQDASDSCSLSSVATYTLAMEDPYGADEHPLWAWVSGGGCSVDSHTQLNWFICPLNTSSLHQSVQSLSLSMTPTQTAAWRKQIFEQLSERSKRELDNFKHYEQAVEQSVWVKKGAMQWWRDWKPHKWADVHFALEQFSGPEGYKDGILFIYYSHHEEKKYLHAFINEVTILVPVLNDSKHTFAIYTPERTKQRWPFRLAAATELEMHDWLALLSASCCDARGIHGPPTKQAIWSITCKGDIFVSEPAPALEAAPYPTPCDQMFWRQVGGHLRLVECNSLGIAWGIGYDHTAWLYTGGYGGGFFQGLSSSTDNIYTQTDVKSVYIYENQRWNPVTGYTSRGLPTDRFMWSDASGLHERTKTSAKPPSTQWTWVSDWAVDYSVSGGADKEGWQYAADFPASYHSYKTMKDFVRRRRWARKCKLTTTGPWQEIPPIPLSDVTILPCPSNSSVDTVPVWAISSKGDVLCRLGVTTLTPAGSSWLHVGTDQPFKSISIGAAGQVWAVARDGSAFYRGSVSAQNPAGDCWYHIPSPAKQKLKQVCVGRTSIYSVDENGNLWYRQGVAPSYPQGSSWEHISNNVRKVSVGPLDQVWIIADKVQGSHSLSCGTVCHRLGVHPFEPKGQSWDYGIGGGWEHITVRGNSMEPPRVFLP